A genomic region of Enterococcus sp. 12C11_DIV0727 contains the following coding sequences:
- a CDS encoding helix-turn-helix domain-containing protein yields the protein MNIGDTLRFIRTKKNIKQKEMLPNHQDSSTYSRIENNQRIIKLNDLEVILNQLDVQAEEFFTLTSLDDQQEVFNNLYYYCGNHLNNQSTKKETLRNLLSNRKQST from the coding sequence ATGAATATAGGCGATACTTTAAGATTTATTCGTACAAAAAAAAATATCAAACAAAAAGAAATGCTACCAAATCATCAAGATTCTTCAACATACTCTCGAATTGAAAATAACCAAAGAATAATTAAGTTAAATGATTTAGAAGTTATATTAAACCAACTTGACGTTCAAGCAGAAGAATTTTTTACTTTAACCAGCTTAGACGATCAACAAGAGGTTTTCAATAATCTTTACTACTATTGCGGCAATCATCTAAACAACCAATCCACAAAAAAAGAAACTCTTAGAAATTTACTATCAAATAGAAAACAAAGCACATAA
- a CDS encoding C47 family peptidase, which translates to MKKFFVMLVGVCCFTMSNFAIVEAQEIAENDLVVESGEISAEMDSYAKNNVSKKLVSMIIPEGKGYAELNDYTLGSGISMLNTYEKIEERTAVYPIYYDGQIVYTYMLKKDDGQYVDTLGVSLVKELNELAKKDSEVPVKLFNKGYDIYYTDGNEKTELLYRAPIQSDIQNEITVEEVVDKISNEHTEIVDMGEENDYVKPNRMLRGYSSGSNYSMIDLKIYENQAQINNGKNDWCMGFALGAITNTKKSAFSLKAETVMKYFFPKATGQAFYKNGGINSQQVINYSKAKLGMNPYYVNRPLTLAENRNELNKGNPVFVFSKVEYDANAKYDYHALVLHGWVSPEKGLNVYYIWNPWYPHTNCIDGGVKSPTLPFPGGKFKWVTSIRNFQ; encoded by the coding sequence ATGAAAAAATTTTTCGTAATGTTAGTAGGGGTTTGTTGTTTTACTATGTCCAATTTTGCTATTGTAGAGGCACAAGAAATAGCGGAAAATGATTTGGTTGTTGAAAGTGGTGAAATTAGTGCAGAAATGGATTCATATGCAAAAAATAATGTATCCAAAAAATTAGTCTCAATGATAATTCCTGAGGGGAAAGGATATGCAGAATTAAATGATTATACACTGGGTTCAGGGATTAGTATGTTGAATACCTATGAAAAGATTGAGGAAAGAACTGCTGTATATCCTATATACTATGATGGACAAATTGTTTATACGTATATGTTGAAAAAAGATGATGGACAATATGTAGATACATTGGGAGTGTCTCTTGTTAAAGAATTAAATGAATTAGCAAAAAAAGATTCTGAAGTACCAGTTAAATTATTTAACAAAGGTTATGATATTTATTATACTGATGGGAATGAAAAGACAGAACTTTTATATCGAGCTCCTATACAAAGTGATATCCAAAACGAGATAACAGTAGAAGAAGTCGTAGATAAGATTTCAAATGAGCACACTGAAATAGTTGATATGGGTGAAGAAAATGATTATGTTAAACCAAATAGAATGTTGAGAGGGTATTCTAGCGGTTCTAACTACTCTATGATTGATTTGAAAATTTATGAGAATCAAGCTCAGATCAATAATGGAAAAAATGATTGGTGTATGGGATTTGCACTGGGGGCTATAACGAACACTAAAAAATCGGCATTTTCTTTAAAAGCAGAAACTGTTATGAAGTATTTTTTTCCGAAGGCAACAGGTCAAGCTTTCTATAAAAATGGCGGAATAAATAGTCAACAAGTTATTAATTATTCGAAAGCTAAGTTAGGAATGAATCCATACTATGTTAATCGTCCTTTAACTTTAGCAGAAAACAGAAATGAATTAAATAAGGGAAATCCTGTCTTTGTGTTTTCTAAAGTAGAATATGACGCAAATGCAAAATATGATTACCATGCATTAGTTCTTCATGGATGGGTAAGTCCAGAAAAAGGCTTAAATGTTTATTATATATGGAATCCTTGGTATCCACATACAAATTGTATTGATGGAGGTGTAAAATCACCAACACTACCATTTCCAGGAGGGAAATTTAAATGGGTAACATCAATAAGAAATTTCCAATAG
- a CDS encoding DUF4365 domain-containing protein produces MALNQEQIEMKAVNLLETTLQETSTLQTDFRSNDKTPIVDGSIRVYQIEEGQNRSKKSFVSQVFVQIKGTTLDRIAKTKKYSVDVDDLNAFKKIGGGIYFVVYIKKNEEKIFFKTLSPLDLKEMDLSKKTKTLTFYEFPSDPKEMNAEVKNFILHRDMQTPNVLSLDIPFDKFNKLTTKIVASKNRIDEVLNRGIPLYYTKTEGINIPVGMTIPNSKFTMRELSVRTLKGLKLEYKVFSRENKIVIYIDNFIKMTFDNGKFNFNFDLTQLKSFDAVVRGGDIVSEILTNGYFIDESLIELPKIFNKEHSEELKKVLKKISLNKELYLLLKNLDIYTDFDLFSLSELNLKDLNSLLNISRKNTVKEIGIKELKLEDRLYYLLVGPDELENMYSIDDRYVMQIGTDGVKGVLPSLSITQNLEYVANFSFAKTLSNIENLYSNDKRHEDYITIYALAIIETYDRSKKIEFLELAKSITELLYSNSSSNINLINYLQVISRERDLSIFEKNQLFELEKVTDMNEEKICIDILLSRNNVKKKIDSLEKIERDKILSWPIIRLLKY; encoded by the coding sequence TTGGCATTAAATCAAGAACAAATAGAAATGAAAGCTGTGAATCTCCTAGAAACAACTTTACAAGAAACATCTACTTTGCAAACTGATTTTCGGTCAAATGACAAAACGCCAATTGTGGATGGTTCAATTAGAGTGTACCAAATTGAAGAAGGGCAAAATAGATCAAAAAAAAGTTTTGTTAGTCAAGTTTTTGTACAAATAAAAGGTACTACTTTAGACAGAATTGCTAAAACTAAAAAATATTCAGTTGATGTGGATGATTTAAATGCTTTTAAGAAGATAGGTGGTGGAATCTATTTTGTGGTTTACATAAAAAAAAATGAAGAAAAGATTTTCTTTAAGACATTAAGTCCACTTGATTTAAAAGAAATGGATTTATCTAAAAAAACAAAAACATTGACTTTTTATGAATTTCCTAGTGATCCGAAAGAGATGAATGCTGAGGTGAAAAATTTTATTCTTCACAGAGACATGCAAACTCCTAATGTGCTTAGCTTGGATATTCCTTTTGATAAGTTTAATAAATTGACCACCAAAATTGTTGCAAGTAAGAATCGTATAGATGAAGTTTTAAACAGAGGTATACCTTTGTATTACACTAAAACAGAAGGTATAAACATACCTGTCGGTATGACCATACCCAATTCTAAATTTACGATGAGAGAGTTATCTGTAAGAACTTTAAAAGGACTTAAATTGGAATATAAAGTGTTTTCCAGAGAAAATAAAATTGTAATTTATATTGATAATTTTATTAAAATGACATTTGATAATGGCAAGTTCAATTTTAATTTTGATTTAACACAATTAAAATCTTTTGATGCGGTTGTCAGAGGTGGAGATATTGTGTCGGAAATTTTAACAAATGGATATTTTATAGACGAAAGCTTGATTGAATTACCGAAAATATTTAACAAAGAACATTCTGAGGAATTAAAAAAAGTATTAAAAAAAATTTCCCTGAATAAAGAATTGTATCTATTGTTGAAAAATCTAGATATATACACAGATTTTGACTTATTTTCATTATCAGAATTAAATTTAAAAGATTTGAATTCTCTTTTAAATATTTCTAGAAAGAATACGGTAAAAGAGATAGGAATAAAAGAGTTGAAATTAGAAGATAGATTGTATTATTTATTGGTTGGTCCTGATGAGCTAGAAAATATGTATTCAATTGATGATAGATATGTTATGCAAATTGGGACAGATGGTGTAAAAGGAGTTTTACCTAGTCTAAGTATTACTCAAAATTTAGAGTACGTTGCAAATTTTTCTTTTGCAAAAACTCTTTCAAATATTGAAAATCTGTATAGTAATGACAAAAGACATGAGGATTATATCACAATATATGCATTGGCAATAATAGAAACATACGATAGAAGTAAGAAAATAGAATTCTTAGAGTTAGCAAAAAGTATCACTGAGCTATTATATAGTAATTCTTCTTCAAACATAAATTTAATTAATTATCTACAAGTAATTTCGAGAGAACGGGACTTGTCAATTTTTGAAAAAAATCAGTTATTCGAATTAGAAAAAGTAACCGATATGAATGAAGAAAAAATATGCATTGATATTTTATTGAGTAGAAACAATGTAAAAAAGAAAATTGATAGTTTAGAAAAGATTGAAAGAGATAAAATTTTATCTTGGCCAATTATAAGATTATTAAAATATTAA
- a CDS encoding DUF443 family protein codes for MIIINKVDTKYMRYKLIERDGSWFVVDVFSNFLIYILPVFRWVIPFKAYEINMEQLNVINTNTKKKLTNLWLVPMFATAVIVSRVLSDLMQDFVIYSLSAIESIIFLAIITIGVLSFKIFKGMREQQAFDSVFVNNTYPLKIFEFSVEFKTVNRSYLLLMISVQVIFYILLLLFCYISLISPSVFSYGLFALSLILNLFISTNIKLPNTIRYNLKEVK; via the coding sequence GTGATAATAATTAATAAAGTTGATACAAAGTATATGCGTTATAAACTGATTGAAAGAGATGGAAGTTGGTTTGTAGTAGATGTATTTAGTAATTTTCTAATCTATATTTTGCCAGTTTTTCGTTGGGTAATTCCTTTTAAAGCATATGAAATAAATATGGAACAGTTGAATGTAATTAATACTAATACCAAAAAAAAGTTAACTAATTTGTGGTTAGTACCGATGTTTGCTACTGCCGTTATTGTATCTAGAGTATTGAGTGATTTGATGCAAGACTTTGTTATTTACAGTTTATCAGCGATAGAGTCAATAATATTTTTAGCGATTATAACAATTGGTGTGCTGAGTTTTAAAATATTTAAAGGTATGCGAGAACAGCAAGCATTTGATTCAGTTTTTGTAAATAATACGTATCCATTAAAAATATTCGAGTTCTCAGTTGAGTTTAAAACTGTAAATAGGTCATATTTATTATTAATGATTTCAGTTCAAGTGATTTTTTATATATTATTGTTGTTGTTTTGTTATATTTCACTAATATCACCTAGTGTATTTTCTTATGGATTGTTTGCTCTTAGTTTGATTTTGAATTTATTTATTTCAACTAATATTAAACTACCAAATACAATACGCTATAATTTGAAGGAGGTTAAATAA
- a CDS encoding DUF3958 family protein yields MTDKFDRIVRERQEISDQIFECEKAQRDLENFEERIDNIFRKNQNLFFEMESLYSVGELNYMSADLTLELNRGRQQVFNAIENQNEEIKNNRYSLEDKESELYYEQMRLSEEDS; encoded by the coding sequence ATGACAGATAAATTTGATAGGATAGTTAGAGAAAGACAAGAAATCTCTGATCAAATATTTGAATGTGAAAAAGCTCAAAGGGATTTAGAAAACTTTGAAGAGAGAATAGATAATATTTTCAGAAAAAACCAAAACTTGTTTTTTGAAATGGAAAGTTTGTATTCAGTCGGAGAGTTGAATTATATGTCCGCAGATTTGACACTTGAATTGAATAGAGGAAGACAACAGGTTTTTAATGCAATAGAAAATCAGAATGAAGAAATAAAGAACAATCGATATTCTTTAGAAGATAAAGAATCTGAACTATATTATGAACAAATGCGGTTAAGTGAGGAGGATAGTTAA
- a CDS encoding DUF4176 domain-containing protein, protein MMLPIGSIVYLKEGRVKIMIENRYPLVNLKDEKVYFDYTGSKYPEGLDPKQVIYFNKENIDTVVHEGYHDEDDERYLSIVEQKVSEGTYKKAEVTGAAK, encoded by the coding sequence ATAATGTTACCAATAGGTTCAATTGTTTATTTAAAAGAGGGTAGAGTAAAAATTATGATAGAAAATAGATATCCTTTGGTCAATTTAAAAGATGAGAAAGTATATTTTGATTATACAGGGTCTAAGTATCCAGAAGGATTAGATCCTAAACAGGTCATATACTTTAATAAAGAAAATATAGATACGGTAGTGCATGAAGGATATCATGATGAAGATGATGAGAGGTATTTATCAATAGTAGAACAAAAAGTTAGTGAAGGAACTTATAAAAAAGCGGAAGTGACTGGTGCTGCTAAATAA
- the dnaX gene encoding DNA polymerase III subunit gamma/tau, producing MAYQALYRVWRSQRFDDVVGQKAITQTLKNAIIQKKTSHAYLFTGPRGTGKTSAAKIFAKAINCKHSVDGEPCNECETCIAITEGRLNDVIEIDAASNNGVEEIRDIRDKAKYAPTQADYKVYIIDEVHMLSTGAFNALLKTLEEPPQNVIFILATTEPHKIPLTIISRTQRFDFKRISTQDIVDHLGYILKQIDIEFEEQALYVIGRAAEGGMRDALSILDQTISFSDEKVTLTDAMQVTGSLTYEMMDQYISSCVTGDVEQALEILESILSSGKEARRFLEDLLLYCRDLLMFQQAPNLLAEKVGNLTENFKNLAGQTAAEKIYQMIQILSDTQNDIRFTNNANIYLEVATVKLAKSVKKPVEISNGAQPIATAEITTLQQQIEQLQKELTELKKNGVTAKEAEPIKPTRATNSKNALRIPTELVYKVLNEATKDHLLNVKNVWEDLLQMMSVTQRAMLKASEPVAASPKGIVIAFEYEIVCGRAMEDEEMQLAVHNNLSRLVNNYAPDMVCITKESWPKLRQSFISQNKDTQGDSTTAEQPINNEDNHLLEDEEPAQEVNNQVVDEAIAMFGEALVEVIND from the coding sequence ATGGCTTATCAAGCTTTGTATCGTGTCTGGCGTTCACAGCGTTTTGATGACGTTGTTGGACAAAAAGCAATTACGCAGACATTAAAAAATGCGATTATACAAAAGAAAACCTCGCATGCCTATCTGTTTACCGGTCCAAGAGGAACAGGGAAAACAAGTGCGGCGAAAATTTTTGCTAAAGCAATCAACTGTAAACATAGTGTAGATGGGGAACCATGTAATGAATGTGAGACGTGTATTGCAATCACTGAAGGACGTTTGAACGATGTCATTGAGATCGATGCAGCCAGTAATAATGGTGTTGAAGAAATTCGTGATATTCGCGATAAAGCCAAATATGCACCCACACAAGCTGACTATAAAGTCTATATCATCGATGAAGTACATATGTTGTCGACAGGTGCGTTTAACGCATTACTAAAAACATTAGAAGAGCCGCCGCAAAATGTTATTTTTATCTTAGCGACGACTGAACCGCATAAGATTCCATTGACGATTATTTCAAGAACGCAACGGTTTGATTTTAAACGCATCAGCACACAAGATATTGTTGATCATTTAGGGTATATTTTAAAGCAAATTGATATTGAGTTTGAAGAACAGGCTTTATATGTGATTGGCCGAGCAGCTGAAGGTGGGATGCGGGATGCTTTGAGTATCTTGGATCAAACGATTTCATTTAGTGATGAAAAAGTTACCCTGACAGACGCAATGCAAGTCACCGGTAGTCTAACATACGAAATGATGGATCAGTATATTTCGAGCTGTGTAACAGGTGATGTGGAGCAAGCCTTAGAAATATTAGAATCGATTCTTAGTTCGGGTAAGGAAGCTAGACGCTTTTTAGAAGATTTGTTGTTATATTGCCGTGATTTACTGATGTTTCAACAAGCACCAAATTTATTAGCGGAAAAAGTTGGAAATTTGACTGAGAATTTCAAAAACTTAGCGGGACAGACTGCTGCTGAAAAAATTTATCAAATGATCCAAATTTTAAGTGATACTCAAAATGATATTCGTTTTACCAATAATGCTAATATTTATCTTGAAGTAGCAACTGTTAAGTTGGCAAAATCTGTTAAAAAACCGGTAGAGATTTCCAATGGGGCACAACCAATTGCGACAGCTGAGATCACTACTTTACAACAACAGATCGAACAGCTACAAAAAGAATTAACTGAATTGAAGAAAAATGGTGTCACGGCTAAAGAAGCTGAACCGATTAAACCAACAAGAGCAACTAATAGCAAAAATGCCCTAAGGATCCCGACAGAGTTAGTATACAAAGTACTGAATGAAGCGACGAAAGATCATTTACTGAATGTCAAAAATGTCTGGGAAGATTTATTGCAAATGATGTCTGTGACTCAACGAGCGATGTTAAAAGCAAGTGAACCGGTGGCCGCTAGTCCTAAGGGAATAGTAATTGCTTTTGAGTATGAAATCGTCTGTGGTCGTGCCATGGAAGATGAAGAAATGCAGTTGGCTGTTCACAATAATTTAAGCCGTTTGGTCAATAATTATGCACCAGATATGGTTTGTATCACGAAGGAAAGCTGGCCCAAATTACGGCAGTCCTTTATTAGCCAAAACAAAGATACTCAAGGAGATTCAACAACTGCTGAACAACCCATCAATAATGAAGATAATCATTTATTAGAAGATGAAGAACCAGCACAAGAAGTCAATAACCAAGTAGTAGACGAAGCAATCGCGATGTTTGGCGAAGCGCTTGTTGAAGTAATAAACGATTAA
- a CDS encoding YbaB/EbfC family nucleoid-associated protein, producing the protein MMRGMGNMQGMMKQVQKMQKDMEKAQAELNVREFVGEATNQLVTATFTGDRKMKDISIKEDVVDPEDVEMLQDLVIMAVNDALTKVEKETEATMGKYAKGMPGF; encoded by the coding sequence ATGATGCGAGGCATGGGAAATATGCAAGGGATGATGAAACAAGTTCAAAAAATGCAAAAAGATATGGAAAAGGCACAAGCGGAATTAAATGTTAGAGAATTTGTTGGTGAAGCAACAAACCAATTAGTAACAGCAACGTTTACTGGTGATCGTAAAATGAAAGACATCTCTATCAAAGAAGATGTTGTGGACCCAGAAGATGTAGAAATGCTGCAAGATTTAGTGATCATGGCGGTCAATGATGCATTGACGAAGGTAGAAAAAGAAACAGAAGCTACGATGGGAAAATATGCTAAAGGAATGCCAGGATTCTAA
- a CDS encoding WXG100 family type VII secretion target, which yields MAGDRIKLSPQELRTSATKYTDGSQQVQDILQKLQSEQDTIQGNWEGSGFDSFNDQFTALKPKVTEFAELLDQINKQLNEVANIVEETDQNISSAIGRGL from the coding sequence ATGGCTGGAGATCGTATTAAATTATCACCACAAGAGTTACGCACGTCTGCTACTAAATACACAGATGGTTCACAACAAGTTCAGGATATTCTACAAAAATTACAATCCGAACAAGATACTATTCAGGGAAATTGGGAAGGTAGTGGTTTTGATAGCTTTAATGATCAATTTACTGCTTTAAAGCCTAAAGTTACTGAGTTTGCAGAGTTGTTAGATCAAATCAATAAACAATTAAACGAAGTAGCGAATATTGTAGAAGAAACAGATCAAAATATTTCTTCTGCAATTGGACGTGGACTATAG
- a CDS encoding T7SS effector LXG polymorphic toxin — translation MGVDFFIPEVQGQKTSVESMCTDYIANMESIKGALAEFIADTELKGSAYSSAKSYFSQVYLPLANGIILVCESIKSAHEKFVSQYLSDVDGNSLQSDILEEQIRAMQSTIDDLTTELSNIAKNPEDFRPGLAHSIGVNQSAKQVLQEKLNKLLAFDGSSATIFSEINSALSSVQQGMAQATSGNGWDAKTGTFSTAKLNMDWTKSINDQFSNRVEKQLSDLLVGYPELSQDAIEKILKLMAQNQDMDVPDSVLDKIVTFFSNIGEGIGQGYTYITSEIKFSDILLSAAESFGGAVFRYSLGQGIAGPAGPNSFILLSESLANTSRWGSNLAKNASRASLVLAGVATLYGIYDDVKNNGKTIGQGITHNATGTALTVGGSMLVGALVSSNPIGWGFAAGIAIGAGFNWAYDNNFLGLQDKLDWAGSKIDDAVSWTGDKISDGLDWAGDKINDLGDSISGALDWINPF, via the coding sequence ATGGGGGTTGATTTTTTTATTCCAGAAGTGCAAGGACAAAAAACAAGTGTTGAAAGTATGTGTACAGATTACATAGCTAATATGGAATCCATTAAGGGAGCGTTAGCCGAATTTATAGCAGATACTGAATTAAAAGGTTCAGCATATAGTTCAGCTAAAAGCTACTTTTCACAAGTGTACCTTCCTTTGGCAAATGGTATTATTTTAGTATGTGAATCAATTAAGTCTGCTCATGAGAAATTTGTAAGTCAATATTTGTCAGATGTTGATGGAAACAGCTTACAGTCAGATATTTTGGAAGAGCAAATAAGAGCAATGCAGAGTACTATCGATGATTTGACAACAGAATTATCTAATATTGCCAAAAATCCTGAAGACTTTAGACCAGGGTTAGCACACAGTATTGGTGTAAATCAGTCAGCTAAGCAAGTTTTGCAAGAAAAGCTTAATAAGTTGCTTGCGTTTGATGGAAGTTCTGCAACAATTTTTTCTGAAATAAATAGTGCTCTGTCTTCGGTTCAACAAGGTATGGCTCAAGCTACTAGCGGAAATGGGTGGGACGCTAAAACAGGAACTTTTTCAACAGCTAAGTTAAACATGGATTGGACTAAATCTATTAATGATCAATTTAGTAATAGAGTTGAAAAGCAGTTGTCAGATTTACTTGTAGGGTATCCAGAATTATCACAAGATGCTATTGAAAAAATTCTAAAATTAATGGCACAAAATCAAGATATGGATGTTCCAGACAGTGTTCTAGATAAAATAGTAACATTTTTCTCGAATATTGGTGAAGGAATTGGTCAGGGTTATACGTATATAACAAGTGAAATTAAATTTTCAGATATTTTATTGTCTGCTGCTGAAAGCTTCGGTGGTGCAGTATTTAGGTATTCACTTGGTCAAGGAATCGCTGGTCCTGCTGGTCCTAATAGCTTCATTCTACTGTCAGAATCTTTAGCTAACACAAGTAGATGGGGCTCTAATCTGGCGAAGAATGCAAGTAGAGCTAGTTTGGTATTGGCTGGAGTGGCAACATTATATGGCATATATGATGATGTCAAAAATAACGGAAAAACAATAGGACAAGGAATCACACATAATGCAACTGGAACAGCATTGACAGTTGGAGGTTCAATGTTAGTAGGTGCTTTGGTTAGCTCTAACCCGATTGGTTGGGGATTTGCTGCGGGTATTGCAATCGGTGCAGGGTTTAATTGGGCTTATGATAACAACTTCCTAGGTTTACAAGACAAATTAGACTGGGCAGGTAGCAAAATTGATGATGCCGTTAGTTGGACTGGTGATAAAATTAGTGATGGTCTGGACTGGGCAGGAGATAAGATTAATGATTTAGGAGATAGTATTTCTGGTGCATTAGATTGGATAAACCCATTTTAG
- a CDS encoding DNA-processing protein DprA, producing the protein MLVYAKGNVDLLNYEKSVAIKGTRYPSEFGEKMGIRVSKLLAKRNCSIVSGLAKGIDTCAHKGALDVAGKTIAVLAHGLDKPVYPKENRNLVKEILNSGGLLISTYPNGRKLIPQFLAARDEWQSSLSDGIIVIETGIQDGTNITIGHALKQNRPVGIIDHKQLKNGELSFIKQAQGNLKYISENKAYPLYTEKSIREFENKLKEIA; encoded by the coding sequence ATTCTAGTGTATGCTAAAGGAAATGTGGATTTATTAAATTATGAAAAATCCGTTGCGATTAAAGGGACAAGGTACCCATCTGAATTTGGTGAGAAAATGGGCATTAGAGTATCTAAACTACTTGCCAAAAGAAATTGCTCAATAGTCAGTGGTTTAGCTAAAGGAATAGATACGTGCGCACATAAGGGAGCCTTAGACGTTGCAGGTAAAACAATTGCTGTACTAGCTCACGGTTTAGATAAACCTGTCTATCCGAAAGAAAACAGAAACTTGGTTAAAGAAATATTGAATTCTGGCGGGCTGTTAATTTCTACCTATCCTAATGGTAGAAAGTTGATACCACAATTTTTAGCAGCAAGAGACGAATGGCAGAGCAGTCTAAGCGATGGAATTATTGTTATAGAGACTGGTATCCAGGATGGAACCAATATTACAATTGGTCATGCACTCAAACAAAATAGACCTGTTGGTATAATAGATCACAAACAATTAAAAAATGGAGAGCTGTCATTTATAAAGCAAGCACAAGGAAATTTAAAATATATTTCTGAAAATAAAGCTTATCCACTATATACCGAGAAAAGCATTAGAGAATTTGAGAACAAATTAAAAGAAATCGCGTGA
- a CDS encoding TIGR04197 family type VII secretion effector: MSDTISNDGARAQQLATGISLAIQQINQHTITTADQTTVQGNSSAKSSAESGNEIVSAFKQALLNDLGNLKSVANEFEAMNQNIANVVYPSFTR; the protein is encoded by the coding sequence GTGTCTGATACTATAAGCAATGATGGTGCTAGGGCGCAACAGTTAGCAACAGGAATCAGTCTGGCTATTCAACAGATAAATCAACATACCATAACTACGGCTGATCAGACAACGGTTCAAGGTAACAGTTCAGCGAAATCTAGTGCAGAATCTGGTAATGAAATTGTTTCTGCATTTAAACAAGCACTATTAAATGATTTAGGTAATTTAAAAAGTGTTGCTAATGAATTTGAAGCGATGAATCAAAACATTGCCAATGTTGTTTATCCTTCTTTTACTAGATGA
- a CDS encoding HAD family hydrolase has product MSGKKLCKPSNYLIEVAIEKLKKLTNNNDKLRIIGIGNSEYDIMAYNKSGIESVLVNWGNRSNCQNQFNADYVYAEVVELIKFLKKE; this is encoded by the coding sequence TTGAGTGGAAAAAAACTATGCAAACCGTCAAATTATCTGATAGAGGTAGCGATAGAAAAACTAAAAAAACTTACCAATAATAATGATAAGTTACGTATTATTGGAATAGGAAACTCTGAATATGATATCATGGCTTATAATAAATCGGGTATTGAATCTGTTTTGGTAAATTGGGGAAATAGATCAAACTGTCAAAACCAATTTAATGCAGACTATGTGTATGCAGAAGTAGTGGAGCTTATTAAATTTTTAAAAAAAGAATAA
- a CDS encoding YiaA/YiaB family inner membrane protein gives MKKKAYRNTPAFVFLSWGSFAFFVALMLIGLYTLKEPLMVKGYYLMGSVGLISTSFTLSKVIRDNQEDEERYNQMFRVMDGPTKNEETDTHI, from the coding sequence ATGAAAAAGAAAGCTTACAGAAACACACCTGCATTTGTCTTTCTAAGTTGGGGATCATTTGCCTTTTTCGTGGCATTGATGTTGATTGGTTTGTACACCTTAAAAGAACCTTTGATGGTTAAAGGGTATTATTTGATGGGATCAGTTGGCTTGATTTCTACGTCATTTACACTTTCAAAAGTGATCAGAGATAATCAAGAAGATGAAGAACGTTATAATCAAATGTTCCGTGTGATGGACGGACCCACTAAAAATGAAGAAACAGATACACATATCTAA